The Culex pipiens pallens isolate TS chromosome 2, TS_CPP_V2, whole genome shotgun sequence DNA window tgatttaaacgatttactaacaaaatacatgaaaattcgacttaaaatttcactcaatcggtgtttttcgaaattgcaaaaaatgttgtatggaactcgttgcaaaacttgtttttttcagcactcttcgtatttatccaactcggtcctcgttggataaatgtacgactcgtgctgaaaaaatcctctttttgcaacttgttgcataaactactattaactgGCTGTTTGAAATTAcgaataaatttgatttataaTACACGTTTTTTTATTGGCTAATAAACAGATAATTGCAGATTTTTCTATTATGCTTTCCACGCTTTTGTACtcacaaaattatacaaaagtaGAGCTACAATTTTGCCCtgaattgaattttgattttttttttctgtcattGAGATCGAGGGTTGTTCActgaatctaatctaatctgatGTTTCTTTTTCGAGGAAAACATGACGAATCTGCAGACTCGATCATAATTCAAAACTTGTCAGAAGGCCGCACAGAAGACCGCATGCGACATTTATAATATTTAATGGgagtaaatttcaaaaaaataatcttttttacgtgtgacgaagaactgcgacgagagtgtcataatattttcactaaaccagtaggttttcaaacagaatcaaacaataaagacatcTTCTgaatggatacaaccgcatcgactccataaacaacttccattccaAAATTACGATCTCGCTTTCTTTCAactttctttagatttcttgacttcaactctaggtcctcaaaagccacatacttttcattcttgcaaaaaaaaaacattttttgatgatcgaaaacaatactctctacttttggcgaacagtaaattggttccactttgacactTTTAAactgaggccgttttgcgaaccactattcagcacccaggccAGAATGTTTTAAACAGTTTGAAGAACCCAACATTTTATTAAAGTGCTTAAGAAGAATGGAATATAATGTACATTGAATTGGGTGAAATTTGTTTgcagtttgtttaaaaaatcttcaagctCTTACAAAATCTTCCGGCAtcggaaaatatttaaaagctattcccgacttttcccacatttttttcagattttcagatgatttttgcaaatttacagcttatttttcaactttttgcagGACTCTTTCAAAATTCGGTGACAAATGACCATGTGTAGGTTAAAACCAACTTAATTAaatgaacaacaacaacttcaAATATGGatcaagtaattttttttttaatggtttaaaacatagttcagaagtcaaggagctattacactacggcaaacaaacaaacaaacaaactcgcattttttgacagtttgcctggatttatttgtacaaacgtcatcctcatacattttgccttgtttgcgagtttggcaaactgtcaaacccgAAAAAGTGCGAGCTTGTTTGTATGTTTGCGATAGTGAAATGGCTCCTTTAGAAAAATAACTCAACAATTCCCTTgacaattcccaaaaatataaattaaaataaaagatttttgaaaagatcaactgaattttaaaattgaaaaaatgagcaAGAAAATGTTGCTAGCCAAATGGAAATCTCTGAAGGGATAAATTTACTTTGTATATACATAAACAGGCACTTACCGAGCAATATTTGGTCCTTCCTAATGACGACTCGCCTTTTTTTGCTATCGCCATGATACATATTCCAGCGCTGCTTCAGGAACAGTAGATTGATGTCTTCTCCTAGCTTATTCCGCTCAGCATTTTGTCACTTGTCTGCATAATTTCTTCAAAACTAGGTACTTTTAGAATATTTATTGTTCATTTTAACCACAGAAGCACTTTTTTCTTAGTCAGTTATTAGCTTAGTCAAGTTAACGTTCCTTTAACGTTTTGAATGCTTTCGGATGCAGCTCAACACGCACCTCACGGTTCATAGCAAGTCTAAAACTTTATTTACACAATTGTCATGCAACGACACTAAACACACCGAAACCCCCACCCCCTACTGATACTGCCACACGGCGCTCGGCGCCTGATGCGGCCTGTGCCGCTCAATCGTAATGTTCTCGTCGTACACACTGTCCGCGTTGTAGAACCTCCTCAACTCCTCGATCGCCCGCTCCTCAATCTGCGTGTGCACGAGCGACTTCGATTTGATCTTTTCGTAGTACTGCTTCTGGCGGCGCTCGTCCTCCAGGATCTTGGTGAACTCTTCCTTTTGGGCTTTTTTGTGGCCGTTGGCCACCACCGTCTTGACGGTCGTCGGTTGAGCGGGGGATTTTGCGGCTGTGGCGCGAGGTAGAGAGTTGGATAGAGGGGAGGTGGCTTGGTCGAAGCTGGTGGAGATTTTGCGATCGCCGCGAGGCGACGACGGGAAGGGGATTGGTTCTGATTTGAACATGTCAGCGGCGGAGTTGTTGACGTTCTTCCAGGGGTTGGCGGGTTGCGGGGTTGCGTCTGGGGTCGTGACCTGGACGGCTTCTTTGGGCCGTTCCGAGGTGGAAGACAGTCGTTTGCGTTGCTTTTGGGACAGTTTTGGCTTTTGGATGGCGAAGTCGCTCAGGTTGAAGGTGTTGAGCCGGGCACTGTTGTAACCGGAGTCGTAACCAGTCGGATCGGGTTCCTGACCAGGGGAAGGCGTCTTTTCGAGGAGGGATTTTAGGTTGGAGAAGTTTTCCTGACCGCGGGTTTCACTTTTGATTATTTCGTTCACTTTGAGCGCTGTTGTGAAGGGCTTCTTTTTTGGGTCTTTCTTGTCGACGACCTTCTGCCAATTCTTCACCTCTTTCTCGGTTTTCAAGTCGTGACCATTTTCTACACCTGTTACTTTTTTCTCTTCACTTTTAACGATCGGAATCTCTTCAAACGACAAATTCCGGATGTAATCCATCGCTTCCTTCTCGTAATTTCGCTTCTCCTGCTGCAGTTTCGTACTCTTGGGAGTGATCTTTCCCTTGGGAGTCTTTGCCTTACTCACTGCCGCGATCTCGCTAGCCTTCTCGTTCAAGTCAACGCTAAAGTTGTCCACAAACATCACCAACTCTTCATCGTCAACGGCATCCGCCGAAGGCGTAATTATTCGATAATCCGCCAGCTTGTAAAACTCCCTATAAAACTCGTCAACCATCTCCAGCACCACCGGCTCACAACCCTCGAGCGATCGCAACTCCAAGATCTTGGCCGCGTTGACGGCGATAAACTGCATGCACAACTCCTTCAGCACGTGGCAGTTGTACTGCAGCGCAAACTCCAACAGCTCGCCGACGTTCCGCAGGTTGATCCGATCGGCGATCACCACCTCAAACAGCGACTTCAACTCGTCGATGAAGAACTGATCGCACAGCGTGACCATCTGGAAGAGGTAGCTTTCGGAATACTTTTGATCGCGCACCCGCTGGTAGTCGTTGTCGTACAGGAAGTCCACGATCGTGTCCATGTACTCGAGGGGGACCGTCGTCAGGTTGACCGATTTGCTCTGAAAAAAAGATCAATTTGTGAAACTCTGCAGATCATCGCGCTGAACCGCTTCGCTTACCTCCGCCCAAGTCTGGCTGAACATCAGCTTGAAGTAGTCCAACCTGGACGTCAACACGCACTTGTGGGCACGAATTTCCTGATTGCCCTGCAGCTTGATCGTCACGTCCCTCAGTTCAGGGTACGAGTCCCTTGGCAGCTTGGGAAACTCCGCGATCTCCAACTCCTCGGAAGATCTGGAAAATCACACAAATAATTACAATCTATAACAAATGCTATACCCAACAAACCCTCACTTCTTCAACGCCTCTCCCAACCCGCCAATATCCAGCCGCTTGAACACCTTCTTCAACCGCGTCACCATCCCATCCACCGACTCCCCATTCACCTCCACCCCCGGTTGAAGCCTCCGCACCAGCACCTCCACGTCCTCCTTCGAGATCAGCTCGTTCCCATAGATGTACCGAAGAATCAGCTCGAAAATCGGCGCCGCCAACCCCTCGTACCCCGCCAGCGAAAACTCCCGCTGCTCGGGATGCTTTTCGAGCAGCTTCCGCAGGTGGCGACACCGGTGGTAGATGACGAAGCGGTGCGCCGGAAAGGTTTGATAGTCCACGCGGAACACCACGTCGTGGATGCCGTCCTCCTCGTGGGATTCGGCCAGAAGCGTGCCAAAGTCGTAGTTGGACTCGACCAGCTCGGGCACGTTGAAGTAGCGGCGGCTGTTTTCCTGGGAGAGAATGTGagaaaattgtgttattttttgtgttttgtctctttcacatttttgttttaattctttttttaattgctttaatttttaaaaacatcatcatcccggtacgagaatcgaacccacgatctctggattggaaatccagcacgccgctagtcgaaacccatcccctaccagtattcccagtgagcagatttactctttgaagggatctgactttgccgagccagacaggaatcgaacccatcaccttccgcttacaaggcgaaacccgtaacctcacggccacggaagctcggctaaattttattttggcttgttaacactcctccgtccaaggcaTATTTCACTTACACggacgaaaataaaaattattcccaacatactacaggcgccattttggcagccatcttagatttctggatttctgaatactttgggatattctaagtgtcatattcgtgttcagtgaCTTCAAATTATTTAGATTTAAGTTGTTGAAttactattacaacctcaaatcaatattcccaatatactacaggcgccatattggccgccatcttggatttctgaatttcagaatactttggaatataccaagtgtcatattcatgttcagcgaccccaaataagtaagatttgagtggttgaatggcttttacaacctcaaataaattttcccaatattctacaggcgccatattggccgccatattgaatttcttgatatcggaatactttgggatattcttagtgtcatattcgtgttcagcgacctcaaattagatagatttgagtggttgaatcactattacaacctcaaataaatattcccaatattctacaggcgtcatggatttctggatttctgaatactttggaatattggAATATTCCTCATATTCATACCCCAAATTGGTTggatcaatcaaatcaaatcaaattattcgctctacagcattgccttggcgttctcgattgcgagattcctactcgaaactaggtgttcgaaggcttgattgttgaggcaattgcaaacctctttttacaccttagcttccatccacccgggattcgaactgacgacctttggattgttagtccaactgcctaccagcgactccaccgagacaggacccagggagactactcctacacctggactgagctaacgacctaacctttttaggttagtccggggccaacatttacttcccgtccgacggaaggcgtgatcagacaaatctcgtctcgaaaaatgccaccgggaccgtctgggatcgaacccaggccgactgggtgagaggcaaccacgcttacccctacaccacggtcccggcatattggttggatttgagtggttgaatggcttttacaacctcaaataaatattcccaatatactacaggcgccatataggccgccatcttggatttctgaatttcagaatactttggaatataccaagtgtcatattcatGTTCAGCAACCCCAAATAAgtaagatttgagtggttgaatggcttttacactctcaaataaatattcccaaaattctacAGGCGCCACATTGGCTGCcctcttggatttctggatttctgaatttttggaatattctaagtgtcatatttgtGTTCaacgacctcaaattagttagatttgagtggttgaatcactattacaccctcaaataaatattcccaacatactacaggcgccatattggccgccatattggatttctgaatttctgaatactttggaatataccaaaTGTCATATTCCTCATATTCATACCCCacattagttagatttgagtggtttcCCATaatctacaggcgccatattggccccCATCTTGGAGTTCTTGATCTTGaaatactttggagtattcttagtgtcatattcgtgttcagcgtcCCCAagttagttagatttgagtggttgaaaggctgttacaccctcaaataaatattcccaatattctacaggcgccatattggccgccatcttggaattcATGATCTTGGAATACTTTGGAGTATCCTCAGTTTCATATTCGTGgccagcgaccccaaattagttagatttgagtgattGAAAGGCtgttacaccctcaaataaatattcccaaaaattctacaggcgccatattggccgccatcttggatttctggattactgaatactttggagtattctatgtGTCATATTCATGgtcagcgaccctaaattagttagatttgagtagTTGAGCGGCTACtacaccctcaaatatatgttcccgctattctacaggcgccatattggccgccatcttggatttctggatttctgaatattttgggATATTCtgagtgtcatattcgtgttcagcgaccccaaattagttaaatttgaatggttgaattcaaattttaatgctttcttGTTGATTTGGCCATGACGTGTTCCCTAAAACGAGCGCCTAAAAAGAGTTGCTTCGACGAATTTAGTCGGTGTGACTAGCAGGTTAGTCGGATCAAGTTCGTTCTTGTTTCAGATGAATCTTGAAATCCTACCGGTTCGAATGCTGCAAGAACGATCAAGATTGGTTGAAATGGGGCCAAATGCGAGCGAGTTGAAATTAGCGAAGCAACGGTTTCGGAGgcttggacggaggagtgttttttttttttgcctattttttatgcctggttttttatttattttttaatccccttaaacatatttaaaaaaaatagtggtaaaaagttaaataacaagtaaaaaaagtaaatttttcccagttcctgaggggaacacccttgaagagtatcggggccgacatttacaaagcggattcagtggcagttctttactcaactaatgttaacatattttaggttaatgttaacattccataggtcgccttcctaaggtgtcgttgataaggtccagtttgtgacgatacactaccttccctttactaagcaatcgaatccagaagggaaaagatcaccagttgtgttggtccgagccgggatttgaaccccgatctaccgcttacgaggcggaagcgttaccactgggctacgtggctcggtcaaaataacaaaaatggaaatttattttttccttatttttttcaaaaagtccttATCATATCCTATAATTTtctcgaagacatcaaatcgatcaaaacatccTTTCTCAAGATAGAATTTCATACacttacatacccattttgtaagaccaaattgtatggacaaacttatgatgcaaaatgatttcttttgacatagggaatgcatggacaaagtttcatccaaatcaaaaaagagaACTACTTGTAAACGTTTTTACACtactcaagtatttttttaaagaaatttaatggtcaatttttatttttatataaaatgtcGATTTTTATAAATGTATGGTCTCATTATGATCAACGtctgatattttttataagAGTTTTTGAGTTGTAGTCATTTATTGGGTTAGAAATTCATATCATTTgagattctggaaaagtcgggaaaacatcgaaaattttaaaatgggatTTCTCTGGCCACCCTGATCAGTGAACCATTTCATCCGCTTCTAGAAAATTGACACGATTTTGCTACTTTCGATTCGAAATTAATTCTgaggttttctaaaaaaaatactctttggCAAAACAGCTTTATATCCCATTCCCCTTAGAGCCGAttataatcatttttgaaaactcaacTGTCAAGAGTTTAttacttaaaattttgtttacatttacgGAGTTCCGAGCTAATGCTGCGGTGCACCTACGGGAACGTCAAGTACCACGAATGCATAAAATTGGCCCCCGAATAATCGCTTCCCTATCACGGATGTGAACTTCAAGTACCTAGGATTCGTTAAATGTTTAAGGGAATATAGTGGTTATGCGGTATaactattttatgtttttgtttttcaataaacttgttATCTATGAAATgtgaattcccaaaatccgtattttagaatttttgattttttttatattggggTCCAACATGTTGTCGATAGTCAAAATTCAGCACACAAGGTACATCCAGTTTCGTCTGACTCAGCTCGCGATAGTTTAACGTTTTCTTCTTGTAGAGCTTGGATTCGTTAACAGCAGAGAAAATCGTTCTGGCCTTAGATCCAGCATTTTATCCAACTTGACATTCCTCGTTTTCTGCCTTTTAATATCGCCTTTTATGTGCCCTTTTCAGctccgtattttttttggctgccttatttttttgtttcatcaaTTCAACGACGATCTGTAGCTTCGACTCGCAAAACGTAtgctttttcacgattttttgaccattttgctTCTTTACTAGACAGAGGAACTTTGAACTATGAATCAAAAATTATCCGTACAATCCCAAGTTACTACGTTAAATTACTCTACTCATGTACTACGGAGATGGAGGAACACTATTGAGCTGATTATTTGTCAGGACCCAAATTATACCCAGCTTATGCATCCATCAACTTACCAACAACACCGCAAAGTTCTCCCCCTCATCGTCGCACACAAAGTCCACCACATTGTTCAGCCCCTTGATCCGCTTCAGCTCGATCCTCGTCTTGTTCGTGGTGCTCATCTCCTTCTTCGCGTACGTCTCCGTATACTCACTAATCTGAGTAACCGCCTGCGCGTTCAACTTGTGCGTAATCGTCCCGTGGTACAAATtccccagcagcagcaccagcgcaTGGTTGTTACACCACACGATCTTCTCAATCTCCAGATTCCTCGACTGGGCAAACACACAGCGCACAAACTGACCACAGTCCTCGTACCAGATGTAGATATTGCGGGACACGGTGAACGCCAGAATGCGCAGCTGTTTGCTCTGCTTCGAGACGTCCTCCTTTTTGGTGACCAGTTCCCCTCCGGACACGGAAATGCACTCAAACTTTTCCATCAGCGGATTTTTGTACGTTCGCCGTTTGAAGTTGTTGAAGATGTACAGATTGCTGCTTTTGGTGTAGACGACGATCGCGGCGTTGCTCGATTCAACTAGCTTGATGTCGGTGGCGATCGCGACCGGTTTATCTTGCTTGTTTGTTACGTCCGGGAGGAGGGAAATTGCTTTTGGTGTTAGAACGGGGTTTTGCTCCTTCTTCATGCCGAACTGGCCCACGTTGAGACCCCAAACGAAGACGTCCTCGTCGCAGACCGCAATCGAGTGGAAGTCTTTGGCGATTATGCGTTTGATTTTCTTGTCGCTGGaagtaaacttcaaaattaatcACAGAAATGTTtagaatattgttgaaacttacGCGAAATTGTGCAATCCGCCAATTTCCTTAAATGTTAGCTGCTTTTCTGGAGGTGGCTTAATTCCTAACTGGCAGTGATTGTTGTCTCCACAGGCATAAATCTGTAATTAAAATACTCAATTAGCTTCTTAGCCATACTAACTATCTCAACCCATCCTTACACAATTACTACTGGACAGCAGTAGCGTGTGATGTTTCCCGGTGCTCACGTCCACGATCCGTTCCTCGGCGCCCCGAGTCTGAACGGCAATCCGGATCGGATGCACCACGGTGTGTTCCGCCCCATTTCCCAGCCGACCGCCCATCCCGTGCCCCGTTGCGTAAACCTCCCCGTCCCGGCCCAAGAATACACTGTGGTACGCGTTGATGGACATCCGTTCGATGGAGATGCGGTTTTTGCGGAAGAAGTCGACAAAGTCCGGTGTGTCTTTGCCCTCGACGTTGCCGACTCCGAGGTTGTAGTTGCGATTTTTGCCCCACACCATGATCTCGTGGCCGATGCCGCTGTAAAAAGATGgaattgataaaattattgaaaaaaatatatatatttgggtaattctccaccaacgcacacgaaattgaaaaatgttgccccgacccatcttcgatttccgtgaaactttgctctaagaaGTATTTTTGGTCACTGATCACGAATttaaggtccatttttcgatatttcgtgacggagtggcggtacgaccccattaaattttcagcatttttcctGCAAACAAACatagcaggcaaactgtcaaaaagttcgtttgtttgtttgttgtagtctgcagggtgaccactcaaatcccatttccaaattcccgacttttccagaaacttaaatataaggaatttcttatctaaagaatggtttcaatctaatctaatctaatttaaagaatggtttcaaacaaaaaactctgtACAAAAAAGTCAATATTCGTCatcggaaaaaaaaaaaatctaaattcaatttcaattcaattagtgtttttattagaatttagcagttctgttTCAGGATATTTCTATGTTAAGATTtagctagctgagtgctctttgaggaaaaataaatgttgagaaaaaaaaccctagatctatgagagaaaatgagtaattctaaatcaattaaaaaaacaaactttaacaatttaaaaaaaatcttaaaaaataaatcaaattggaAGCACTCTTTACTTTGATTCAGGgtagaaaaataaacaatcagTCTTTTAAagcttaacgaaaaaaaaaacaatatttatttttataattggcAATCGTATATTTTTATTACTTCATTTCAACCGGAAATGAGAAAaagatgaaataaaaattgtgtttttacctttattttaaatcaaagaacgcttaaaaaatgaaaactgttattattcttTTGAGAATTTAGACAAATATCtaggaatttgtttaaaaaatgtttttaccatgtttcctttaaattctggaaattttgatattgattttttgaatgttgatttaggccgttgtaaatattttttaagtttatgtctaTGGAATGTGTATGACCTTTAAACATACCTATTTGCAATGATTCGAATCAAATTTTCTGGATTTTATTTTCCATCAGTACGAACAacgaatggattttatttgatatttatgTTTTCCGATAACTAAAAATCAAGCTCTTGTTTTCTTtgtgaataaaaattaataaaaagtcTGTGTCAAATGCATCCGATACTATTTAGGATTTCAAATGTCTGAAACAGACTTTATTCTCAAATAGATTGAAATTGTGAAAGGAGCCTTAAATTTAATGTTAGTTTCTAAAgaagaatttgttaatttgtcagACTTGTTACGTTCATaaatatgtatatttttttttgaaaatgtagcaagtttcaaagcataaatactcaaaattgtacacaaaataccgtgttttttttttcaaaagtactaaaattttc harbors:
- the LOC120422782 gene encoding inhibitor of Bruton tyrosine kinase, whose protein sequence is MSTTIGNHEYECTKKCRLPSHGNAITAALTKRAISDELLAAYVAKLCRNFAEILDDQGRSALHLAASVGRYAIAEWLINHGASITLKDRESGHTALHRAMYYGCVGVAVVLLKHGAVIDVPDEDFVNPLQLCSNVHKDRDNGIGHEIMVWGKNRNYNLGVGNVEGKDTPDFVDFFRKNRISIERMSINAYHSVFLGRDGEVYATGHGMGGRLGNGAEHTVVHPIRIAVQTRGAEERIVDVSTGKHHTLLLSSSNCIYACGDNNHCQLGIKPPPEKQLTFKEIGGLHNFADKKIKRIIAKDFHSIAVCDEDVFVWGLNVGQFGMKKEQNPVLTPKAISLLPDVTNKQDKPVAIATDIKLVESSNAAIVVYTKSSNLYIFNNFKRRTYKNPLMEKFECISVSGGELVTKKEDVSKQSKQLRILAFTVSRNIYIWYEDCGQFVRCVFAQSRNLEIEKIVWCNNHALVLLLGNLYHGTITHKLNAQAVTQISEYTETYAKKEMSTTNKTRIELKRIKGLNNVVDFVCDDEGENFAVLLENSRRYFNVPELVESNYDFGTLLAESHEEDGIHDVVFRVDYQTFPAHRFVIYHRCRHLRKLLEKHPEQREFSLAGYEGLAAPIFELILRYIYGNELISKEDVEVLVRRLQPGVEVNGESVDGMVTRLKKVFKRLDIGGLGEALKKSSEELEIAEFPKLPRDSYPELRDVTIKLQGNQEIRAHKCVLTSRLDYFKLMFSQTWAESKSVNLTTVPLEYMDTIVDFLYDNDYQRVRDQKYSESYLFQMVTLCDQFFIDELKSLFEVVIADRINLRNVGELLEFALQYNCHVLKELCMQFIAVNAAKILELRSLEGCEPVVLEMVDEFYREFYKLADYRIITPSADAVDDEELVMFVDNFSVDLNEKASEIAAVSKAKTPKGKITPKSTKLQQEKRNYEKEAMDYIRNLSFEEIPIVKSEEKKVTGVENGHDLKTEKEVKNWQKVVDKKDPKKKPFTTALKVNEIIKSETRGQENFSNLKSLLEKTPSPGQEPDPTGYDSGYNSARLNTFNLSDFAIQKPKLSQKQRKRLSSTSERPKEAVQVTTPDATPQPANPWKNVNNSAADMFKSEPIPFPSSPRGDRKISTSFDQATSPLSNSLPRATAAKSPAQPTTVKTVVANGHKKAQKEEFTKILEDERRQKQYYEKIKSKSLVHTQIEERAIEELRRFYNADSVYDENITIERHRPHQAPSAVWQYQ